The following are from one region of the Candidatus Hydrothermales bacterium genome:
- a CDS encoding SagB/ThcOx family dehydrogenase: protein MNRIKLKGPIIKNIDFIKVLEKRRTKREFDSKKELNIEEISALLWATYGITEKEYGLRAAPSAGARYPLEIFFCNKEGLFRYLPEEDSIIKIKEGDLRDKISEFSYEQDFIKDAPVVFIIAADFQRTTSRYGKRGERYVYIDAGHAAQNLMLCATYLDLASCPVGAFEDDKIKKILEIEYEPIYIIPVGYPKF, encoded by the coding sequence ATGAACAGAATAAAATTAAAGGGGCCCATAATTAAAAATATAGATTTTATTAAGGTTTTGGAAAAAAGAAGGACTAAAAGGGAATTTGACTCCAAAAAAGAATTGAATATAGAGGAAATCTCTGCTCTGCTCTGGGCTACCTATGGAATAACAGAAAAAGAATATGGACTTAGGGCAGCTCCTTCAGCAGGAGCAAGATACCCCCTTGAAATATTCTTTTGTAATAAGGAGGGCCTTTTTAGGTATTTGCCAGAAGAGGATTCAATTATAAAAATAAAAGAGGGTGATCTGAGAGATAAAATATCTGAATTTTCCTATGAACAAGATTTTATTAAAGATGCCCCTGTAGTTTTTATAATTGCCGCAGACTTCCAAAGAACAACCTCAAGATATGGAAAAAGGGGTGAAAGATACGTTTATATTGATGCAGGACATGCTGCACAAAACTTGATGCTATGCGCTACTTATCTTGACCTTGCCTCCTGTCCCGTAGGTGCCTTTGAAGATGATAAAATCAAAAAAATTCTTGAGATAGAATACGAACCAATTTATATTATTCCAGTAGGGTATCCAAAATTTTAA
- a CDS encoding OmpA family protein, with translation MIKFLIFLFFDLKAFSSGLSNVGYSFPFSLLFEEDLLRPYFSINTLQYKRGIFLKDGYYSYSSGFNIDSINSLRFTLSSEFYQGKAKETDFSLLTGTKILSFLFGYLGFYGVIEDDLRLISGLRSKIQSPLYKSFFEGLIIGPGVKGFNLKFISRVFITEIKTFKNVSVQALSFSFGKFQKLQGGFATEFIIREKILPGIGVTWTEGMQPYPSIFLSYFTNFIEKTDYLLSASINFLPKNDIRYSFSFNVLIGDEKWKEKELRKKKIEMENLKRLIAESEQKFKEAQKIFEETSKLNQEIERKKREIDSLKNILEREKEEVKRLREEALEALRKIEGLKIQEEKEFIKITATEKAVHFEIGGTGLTVESILTLKKIANFLRTYPRYKVRVEGHTDNIPIGPLLKSKFKDNLELSKARAKAVCDYFILVENLSNLEFEYEGFGDKRPIASNTTEEGRAQNRRVEIIIEKK, from the coding sequence ATGATAAAATTTCTAATTTTTCTTTTTTTTGATTTAAAAGCCTTTTCTTCTGGCTTATCAAATGTAGGTTACTCTTTCCCCTTTTCTCTTTTATTTGAAGAAGATCTTTTAAGACCCTATTTTTCTATTAACACCTTACAGTATAAAAGGGGAATATTTTTAAAGGATGGTTACTATTCTTATTCATCTGGATTCAACATAGATTCAATTAACTCACTCCGTTTTACGCTCTCATCAGAATTTTATCAAGGAAAAGCAAAAGAAACTGATTTTTCCCTTTTAACTGGCACAAAGATTTTATCTTTTCTTTTTGGATACTTAGGCTTTTACGGAGTTATAGAAGATGATCTGCGTCTTATTTCTGGTCTTAGATCTAAAATCCAAAGTCCTCTTTATAAAAGTTTCTTTGAGGGCTTAATAATTGGTCCTGGTGTAAAAGGATTTAATTTAAAATTTATATCAAGAGTTTTTATTACAGAAATTAAAACTTTTAAGAATGTGAGTGTCCAAGCTTTGAGTTTTTCTTTTGGTAAGTTTCAAAAACTTCAAGGTGGTTTTGCCACTGAATTTATAATTAGAGAAAAGATTTTGCCGGGAATTGGCGTCACATGGACAGAAGGAATGCAACCATACCCTTCTATTTTTTTATCCTATTTCACAAACTTCATAGAAAAAACAGACTATTTACTTTCTGCCTCAATTAATTTTCTTCCCAAAAACGATATTAGATATTCTTTTTCTTTTAATGTCTTGATTGGGGACGAAAAGTGGAAAGAAAAGGAATTAAGAAAAAAGAAAATTGAGATGGAAAATCTTAAAAGGCTTATTGCGGAGTCTGAACAAAAATTTAAAGAGGCACAGAAAATTTTTGAGGAAACATCTAAGCTTAACCAAGAAATCGAAAGAAAAAAAAGAGAGATTGATTCTTTAAAAAATATCTTAGAACGTGAAAAGGAGGAGGTAAAAAGGTTGAGAGAGGAGGCTTTAGAAGCTTTAAGGAAAATAGAGGGTTTAAAGATCCAAGAGGAAAAAGAGTTTATTAAAATAACTGCAACTGAAAAGGCTGTTCATTTTGAAATAGGGGGAACAGGTTTAACTGTGGAAAGTATTTTAACACTTAAAAAAATAGCTAATTTCTTAAGGACTTATCCACGCTACAAGGTAAGAGTTGAGGGTCATACAGATAATATTCCAATAGGTCCTCTTTTAAAGTCAAAATTTAAGGATAATCTTGAACTTTCAAAGGCAAGAGCTAAGGCGGTTTGTGACTATTTTATTTTGGTTGAAAACCTATCAAATTTAGAGTTTGAGTATGAGGGATTTGGGGATAAAAGACCAATAGCCTCTAACACTACAGAGGAGGGTAGAGCTCAAAATAGAAGGGTTGAAATAATAATAGAGAAAAAATGA
- a CDS encoding ABC transporter ATP-binding protein: MIKLFLRWKKSFFIGLFALFIVDGAQLILPLVIREVIQAIEKNKEFFTFLKYSIFILILSIFILIFRFFWRYYILGAAREIEAFLRKKLYDHLIMLHPNFFSKKGVGNLMAHITNDLEAIKIASGIGMVAFFDFLIMVTFSFIIMFSISPKLTLFVLVPFPFLSLLMIFIGPKIHNSFKKVQEKFSDLTEKSKEIVSSIRIVKSFVLEKSKLKEFSEENEKYLKENLNLAFIYGIFEALIIFISGLSIFFLLTLGGKKVLDKDLSLGDFVAFISYLDLLVWPVMALGWTLNAFQRASASMSRINALFLEKNEIEDGYLKIDENLKGKIEIKNLSYSLNGRTVLKNINITIEPKKIIGITGKPGGGKSTLLYLLSRIYDPPDGTIFIDGIDIKNYRIEDLRENVILVEQEPFIFSATIKENALIGCEFDLPESRIYEALEFSCLERDINDFKEGISTVVGEKGVTLSGGQRQRLSLSRIFFKKPKILLIDDALSSLDFETEGKVFENILREFEGITLILVSTRIKVLMKCDEVLVFEKGEIVERGTPFELINKGGFFSALYELQTALMREEIKT; this comes from the coding sequence TTGATAAAACTTTTTCTTAGATGGAAAAAGAGTTTTTTTATCGGACTTTTTGCTCTTTTTATTGTAGATGGGGCGCAGCTTATATTACCGCTTGTCATAAGAGAAGTAATTCAAGCTATTGAGAAAAATAAGGAGTTTTTCACATTTTTGAAATATTCAATTTTTATTCTCATTTTGTCAATTTTTATTCTCATATTTAGGTTTTTTTGGCGCTACTATATATTGGGGGCAGCTCGAGAAATAGAGGCTTTTTTAAGGAAGAAACTTTATGATCATCTTATAATGCTTCATCCTAACTTTTTTAGCAAAAAGGGCGTTGGAAATCTTATGGCTCATATAACTAATGATCTTGAGGCTATAAAAATAGCCTCTGGCATAGGGATGGTCGCCTTTTTTGACTTTTTGATAATGGTAACTTTTTCTTTTATTATTATGTTTTCAATTTCACCTAAATTAACTCTTTTTGTTCTTGTACCTTTTCCCTTTCTCTCATTACTTATGATTTTCATAGGACCTAAAATTCATAACTCTTTTAAAAAAGTTCAAGAAAAATTCTCAGATTTAACTGAAAAGTCAAAGGAAATTGTTAGTTCTATAAGGATAGTTAAATCTTTTGTTTTAGAAAAGAGTAAACTTAAGGAGTTTTCAGAAGAAAATGAGAAATATTTGAAAGAAAATTTAAATTTAGCCTTTATTTATGGAATTTTTGAAGCTTTAATAATTTTCATATCAGGTCTTTCAATTTTTTTTCTTTTGACACTTGGAGGAAAGAAAGTATTAGACAAGGATCTTAGTCTTGGTGACTTTGTAGCTTTTATATCTTATCTTGATCTACTTGTATGGCCTGTTATGGCGTTAGGTTGGACTTTAAATGCCTTTCAAAGGGCCTCAGCTTCAATGAGTAGAATTAATGCCCTTTTTTTAGAGAAAAATGAGATAGAAGATGGTTACCTAAAAATTGACGAAAATTTAAAGGGTAAAATTGAAATTAAAAATTTGAGCTATAGCTTAAATGGTAGGACTGTTTTAAAAAATATAAATATTACGATTGAACCTAAAAAGATTATTGGTATAACAGGAAAGCCCGGTGGAGGGAAATCAACGCTTTTATATCTTCTCTCAAGAATATATGATCCTCCAGATGGTACTATATTTATAGATGGCATAGACATAAAAAATTACAGAATAGAGGATCTTAGAGAAAATGTTATTTTAGTTGAGCAGGAGCCCTTTATTTTTTCAGCTACAATAAAAGAAAATGCTCTTATTGGTTGTGAGTTTGATTTACCTGAGAGTAGAATTTACGAGGCTCTAGAGTTTTCATGTTTAGAAAGGGACATAAATGACTTTAAGGAGGGGATTTCTACTGTTGTAGGAGAAAAAGGTGTTACTCTTTCTGGGGGTCAGAGGCAGAGGTTAAGTCTATCAAGGATTTTCTTTAAAAAACCAAAGATTTTACTTATTGATGATGCCCTCTCTTCCCTTGATTTTGAAACAGAAGGTAAAGTTTTTGAGAACATTTTAAGAGAATTTGAAGGTATAACGTTAATTTTAGTTTCAACAAGAATAAAAGTTTTGATGAAATGTGATGAAGTTCTTGTTTTTGAAAAGGGAGAAATTGTTGAAAGAGGTACTCCTTTTGAACTTATAAACAAGGGTGGATTTTTCAGTGCTCTTTACGAACTTCAAACAGCCCTGATGAGAGAAGAAATAAAAACGTAA
- a CDS encoding ABC transporter ATP-binding protein: MEDIKLLRYIVRFVKPYSTLLFLAFIVLLVTTACDMFSPIILKETIDRGIIPFLNNGEIRKLYKYSIIYLLLVLLSSLSTYFFIVLVNYIGNSVMMDIRNRLLDKILSLKLSFFDRNSVGKIVTRLTNDVQSLNEFFSSVLVYLLKDILLLFGIFFVMLKMNTFLTLSILILVPSLFYVSNKFRRVARKAYGDIRKYISEVNTFVQESFSGIKTINIFKKEDFFKERFGRINKNLLEANIRQVKSLAIFRPLVDFHEFLSISLIILISGPMIVSGNFTIGSLVAFISYVRMFYRPIMDLSEKYNIFQSALAALERIDEIFREIPEVKSTGIVKKIEGNIVFKDVYFSYEEKGEWVLKGISLEIRKGEKVALVGPTGSGKSTIINLLLGFYPVQKGKILIDGIDIKDYDLKTLRNQIGVVLQENFIFEDTLLNNIKLYDSIPDEKIKEAIKRSYLSYLIERLPKGLMTKISSNSLSVGEKQLVAIARIFAFDKKIVILDEATSNIDSYTEYLIYKAIEELLKDRTSIIIAHRLSTIKNCDKIVVIFKGRIVEMGTHQELLEMDGFYSKLLKVGRLDVIV; the protein is encoded by the coding sequence ATGGAGGATATAAAGCTTCTTCGCTATATAGTAAGATTTGTAAAACCCTATTCAACTCTTTTATTTTTAGCTTTTATAGTTCTTTTAGTTACAACGGCTTGTGATATGTTTTCTCCGATAATATTAAAAGAGACCATTGATAGGGGTATCATACCCTTTTTAAATAATGGAGAAATAAGAAAGCTCTATAAGTATTCAATAATCTATTTACTCTTAGTTTTGCTATCTTCTTTAAGTACCTATTTTTTTATAGTGCTTGTTAACTATATAGGAAACAGTGTAATGATGGATATAAGAAACAGGTTGCTCGATAAGATACTTTCTCTTAAGTTATCTTTTTTCGACAGAAATTCTGTTGGAAAGATCGTAACGAGATTAACAAATGATGTTCAGTCTTTAAATGAGTTTTTTTCTTCAGTTCTTGTTTATCTTTTAAAAGACATTCTTCTTCTTTTTGGAATCTTTTTTGTTATGTTAAAAATGAATACCTTTTTAACTCTTTCAATTTTAATTTTAGTTCCCTCTCTTTTTTATGTCTCTAATAAATTTAGAAGAGTTGCAAGAAAGGCTTATGGAGACATAAGAAAATATATTTCTGAAGTTAACACCTTTGTTCAGGAAAGTTTTTCGGGAATAAAAACTATAAACATTTTTAAAAAAGAAGACTTTTTTAAAGAAAGGTTTGGTAGGATTAATAAGAATCTTTTAGAGGCAAATATAAGGCAGGTTAAAAGTCTTGCGATTTTTAGACCACTTGTTGATTTTCATGAATTTCTGTCTATTTCCTTGATAATTCTTATATCTGGACCTATGATTGTAAGCGGAAATTTTACGATAGGTTCTCTTGTAGCCTTTATTTCTTATGTAAGAATGTTTTATAGACCAATAATGGATCTTTCAGAAAAATATAACATTTTTCAATCAGCTTTAGCAGCACTTGAAAGGATTGACGAAATTTTCAGAGAAATTCCAGAAGTAAAAAGTACTGGAATTGTAAAAAAAATTGAAGGAAATATTGTCTTTAAGGACGTTTATTTTTCTTATGAGGAAAAAGGTGAGTGGGTTTTAAAGGGAATCTCCCTGGAAATTAGAAAAGGTGAAAAAGTTGCTCTTGTCGGTCCAACTGGTTCAGGAAAAAGCACAATTATTAATTTGCTTTTAGGTTTTTATCCAGTGCAGAAGGGCAAAATCCTAATTGATGGAATCGATATAAAAGACTATGATCTTAAAACTTTAAGAAACCAAATAGGAGTTGTTTTACAAGAAAACTTTATTTTCGAGGATACCCTTTTAAATAATATAAAGCTTTATGATAGTATTCCAGATGAGAAAATCAAAGAGGCAATTAAAAGGAGTTATTTATCGTATCTAATTGAAAGGCTACCAAAGGGTTTAATGACAAAGATAAGTTCTAACTCACTTTCTGTTGGTGAAAAGCAGCTTGTTGCGATAGCCAGGATTTTTGCTTTCGATAAAAAGATTGTAATTTTAGATGAAGCGACAAGTAACATTGACTCTTATACAGAGTACCTCATTTACAAGGCAATTGAAGAACTTTTGAAAGATAGAACTTCAATAATAATAGCTCATAGACTTTCAACAATTAAAAACTGTGATAAAATAGTAGTAATTTTTAAGGGAAGAATTGTTGAAATGGGGACTCATCAAGAGCTTCTAGAAATGGACGGGTTTTATAGTAAATTACTAAAAGTTGGAAGACTGGACGTTATTGTTTAA
- a CDS encoding DUF92 domain-containing protein — translation MGFFDFLYLYFCIILTSFIAFILIYLKFFENNSFFTIVFVGSAVFYNLGLKGAFAVIFFVFSSLFWGYFRKEKHPARNYKQVLANGLVPAVLSFFDYHLFLSSLSAVLSDTWSSETGIAFSKNAYTLKGFKKVKPGTEGAVSLIGTIMGALGALIFSFFSLKTSYILPIFISGFLGNILDSILGSYLGGKFKIFTSDFINFLITVFSPLVFFVLIKLK, via the coding sequence ATGGGTTTCTTTGACTTTTTATATCTTTACTTCTGCATAATTTTGACTTCTTTTATAGCATTTATTCTTATTTATCTTAAATTTTTTGAAAATAATTCTTTTTTCACTATTGTATTTGTTGGTTCAGCTGTTTTTTACAATTTGGGTTTAAAGGGTGCTTTTGCCGTTATTTTTTTTGTTTTTTCTTCCTTATTTTGGGGTTACTTTAGGAAAGAGAAGCATCCAGCGCGAAACTACAAGCAGGTTTTAGCAAATGGTTTAGTTCCTGCAGTTTTGTCATTCTTTGATTATCATCTTTTTCTCTCTTCACTATCAGCAGTTCTATCAGATACCTGGTCCAGTGAAACAGGGATTGCCTTTTCAAAAAATGCATACACCTTAAAGGGTTTTAAAAAGGTAAAACCTGGTACAGAAGGTGCTGTTTCACTTATAGGAACGATTATGGGAGCGCTTGGTGCCCTTATTTTTTCTTTTTTTTCCCTTAAAACTTCCTATATTCTACCAATTTTTATTTCGGGCTTTTTAGGAAATATTCTAGATTCTATTTTAGGTTCATATTTAGGGGGAAAGTTTAAAATTTTTACCTCAGATTTTATTAATTTTTTAATAACAGTTTTTTCTCCCTTGGTTTTCTTCGTCCTTATTAAGCTTAAGTAA
- the rimI gene encoding ribosomal protein S18-alanine N-acetyltransferase, which yields MRKAKLRDLPEILKIEREVFPDPWSIYSFIYELKNPANYFTVLELDGMIIGYLIAGEYEKSYHLKNIAVRKNFQSMGYGKILLEDLIKKAKRELKSYIFLEVRVTNERAIKFYEKFGFKKVRLIRGYYSFKEDAYEYLLKLNKDEENQGRKNCY from the coding sequence TTGAGAAAGGCAAAATTAAGGGATTTACCTGAAATACTAAAAATCGAAAGAGAAGTTTTTCCTGATCCTTGGTCCATCTACTCTTTTATTTATGAATTAAAAAACCCAGCAAACTACTTTACAGTTCTTGAACTTGATGGAATGATAATAGGCTACTTAATAGCTGGCGAGTACGAAAAAAGTTATCACCTAAAAAATATTGCAGTAAGAAAAAACTTTCAAAGTATGGGATACGGCAAAATTCTTTTAGAAGACCTTATAAAAAAAGCAAAAAGAGAACTTAAAAGTTATATCTTTTTGGAAGTAAGAGTTACAAACGAAAGAGCTATAAAATTTTATGAGAAATTTGGTTTTAAAAAAGTTAGATTAATAAGGGGATACTACAGCTTTAAAGAGGATGCCTATGAATACTTACTTAAGCTTAATAAGGACGAAGAAAACCAAGGGAGAAAAAACTGTTATTAA
- a CDS encoding Ig-like domain-containing protein, with the protein MKKLLLFIIFIYLFSLCKRKDEEPPRIWIISPSENETFFPDTIKIKVKAEDNEGIDYIEVFVDGFSIGKKESSYGEFLWDGSTSKDSSVHTVYAKALDFAGNVGRSKDVKFIIYSSNHPPKIKLIKPDSGAILNSYKVSFIYSGKDKDTFDTLLYTIHLDTFPYPIFKEPIVKNYKDTIFTIENLIPNKKYYWQVIVSDILGLKDTSSIYFFLTPPLNRKPMPPSNPSPPDGSVDVDYTPRLSYYSFDPDGDSLNFRIRLDTSSFFINPLLNIITRDTFYKIIDSLTPGLKYFWQVKVYDTKGDSATGNIWKFNVKKTKLILLNSIEGLYKDIEVFHDTVFALKAPNKLEIYAENFGNLIYLKSFDLPNFSFRVYYKKPYIFVLYGSGGPKKLGLYKKENLDLTFLDEFSLSSGSIREVLFYENYIYVVTLYGFKILKIISDTLAEINSIYTSFQVLDGDIGYNNLYLVGGNYLEAFSLNLPENPYSLFKKSTQFSNLTNIKIQGSYILINSFNPSPPPYYLLLYYITDPYVEPILNYVLSYTENVKMIKNLKKVFGLFNPNSVQLVYTNTEGIHFYSENLPLSGVESGFVNLPYLFIASQNGLYVVLCQK; encoded by the coding sequence ATGAAAAAGCTTTTATTGTTTATAATTTTTATATATCTTTTTTCGTTATGTAAAAGAAAAGATGAAGAACCTCCAAGAATATGGATTATTTCCCCAAGTGAAAATGAGACTTTTTTCCCCGATACTATAAAAATAAAAGTAAAAGCAGAGGACAACGAAGGGATAGACTACATTGAAGTTTTTGTTGATGGATTTTCAATTGGAAAAAAAGAAAGTAGCTACGGAGAGTTTTTATGGGATGGTAGTACAAGTAAAGACTCATCTGTACATACTGTATATGCTAAAGCACTTGATTTTGCAGGTAATGTTGGTAGATCAAAAGATGTTAAATTTATAATTTACTCATCAAACCATCCACCTAAAATTAAACTTATTAAACCTGACTCAGGGGCAATTCTTAATAGTTATAAAGTAAGCTTTATATATAGTGGAAAAGATAAAGACACTTTTGATACTTTACTTTACACTATTCACTTAGATACATTTCCCTACCCCATATTTAAAGAACCAATCGTCAAAAATTATAAGGATACAATCTTTACAATTGAAAATTTAATTCCAAACAAAAAATATTATTGGCAGGTTATAGTATCAGATATCCTTGGACTTAAGGATACATCATCTATTTACTTTTTTTTAACACCTCCTTTAAATCGTAAACCAATGCCACCATCAAATCCTTCACCTCCTGATGGAAGTGTTGATGTGGATTACACTCCAAGACTATCTTACTACTCCTTTGATCCTGATGGTGATTCACTCAATTTTAGAATTAGGTTAGATACAAGTAGCTTTTTTATAAATCCCCTTTTAAATATCATAACAAGAGACACTTTTTATAAGATAATTGATTCACTTACACCAGGATTAAAGTATTTTTGGCAAGTAAAGGTATATGACACTAAAGGGGATTCAGCAACTGGTAACATCTGGAAATTTAATGTAAAAAAAACCAAATTAATATTATTAAATTCAATAGAAGGCCTTTATAAAGATATAGAAGTATTTCATGATACGGTTTTTGCTTTAAAAGCCCCAAATAAACTTGAAATATATGCTGAAAATTTCGGAAATCTCATTTATCTTAAAAGTTTTGATTTACCCAATTTTTCGTTCAGGGTTTATTATAAAAAGCCTTACATTTTTGTTCTATATGGAAGTGGTGGACCAAAAAAATTAGGACTGTATAAAAAAGAAAACCTTGATTTAACTTTTTTAGATGAATTTTCATTAAGCTCAGGATCTATAAGAGAAGTTTTATTTTATGAAAACTATATATATGTCGTAACACTTTACGGTTTTAAAATCTTAAAAATAATTTCTGACACACTTGCAGAAATAAATAGTATATATACAAGTTTTCAAGTCTTGGATGGAGATATAGGATATAATAACTTATATTTAGTTGGTGGTAACTACCTTGAAGCTTTTTCTTTAAACTTACCAGAAAATCCTTACTCACTTTTTAAAAAGAGTACTCAATTTTCAAATTTAACAAACATAAAAATACAAGGAAGCTACATTTTGATTAATTCTTTTAATCCTTCTCCACCTCCATACTATCTGCTTTTATACTATATCACCGACCCATATGTAGAACCAATTCTTAATTATGTTCTTTCATATACAGAAAACGTCAAAATGATAAAAAATCTTAAAAAAGTGTTTGGGCTATTTAACCCCAATTCAGTCCAGTTAGTTTATACGAATACAGAGGGAATCCATTTTTACTCAGAAAATCTCCCTCTTTCAGGAGTAGAATCGGGCTTTGTGAACCTGCCCTATCTATTTATCGCTTCTCAGAACGGTCTATATGTAGTTCTATGTCAGAAATAG
- a CDS encoding transglycosylase SLT domain-containing protein, which translates to MILKFPEKELFIKGEYKKIIENYKDSPLFEEAFIRHLEKISDSDSFFEALEKKHKKFSTKREIRILYLKAKFYRKIGNYKKSKEIEKSIIKKYSKSPEALEIALKREKPILDIIRVLYAQEKWKEMIKKTKNKKIRNPELNYLIGYAYYKLKNYKKAIEFFKSSLLGGYEKKDLVNFYKGISFLYQGDTLRAIKSFSRNTNANSHFLEPSLRELRLIYLKSNTFKEKIEKIFDKLNVLNEEIIYFYYDKGDYKRVIKLLDAVEKKELKAMYLEYTIKRDEKILEEIKREHPLSFFYLQHKSPCISPDSSIKAILRDSSSKPLYDTIKLLLELNLIDDIEEKIKSIEKKENFLYLSKFFFENKNFYLSTILARKYYYFLRERGDTCFDEEFLKILFPTPYEDIVLKLSEKYGLDPALLYALMRRESIFDSLAISPRGAKGIMQIIEETAKKVKEGEFNLFKLEDNIEIGSKILKSLIDTFGLYFGICAYNAGNEAVKNWIEFLPKDNISIFYNIPYKETRNYLFNVLSDYLVYKFLYPNLKLKI; encoded by the coding sequence TGATTTTAAAATTTCCAGAAAAAGAACTATTTATAAAAGGAGAATACAAAAAAATAATTGAAAACTATAAAGACTCTCCATTATTTGAGGAAGCTTTCATTAGACATCTTGAAAAAATCTCTGATAGTGACTCTTTTTTTGAAGCTTTAGAAAAAAAACATAAAAAGTTTTCAACTAAAAGAGAAATAAGAATTTTGTATCTAAAGGCAAAATTTTACCGAAAAATAGGAAATTATAAAAAAAGTAAAGAAATAGAAAAAAGTATAATAAAAAAATATAGTAAAAGTCCTGAAGCACTCGAAATAGCCTTAAAAAGAGAAAAGCCAATTCTTGATATAATAAGGGTTTTATACGCTCAAGAAAAGTGGAAAGAAATGATAAAAAAAACTAAAAACAAAAAAATTAGAAATCCAGAGCTAAATTATTTAATAGGATACGCCTACTATAAACTTAAAAACTATAAAAAAGCTATAGAGTTTTTTAAAAGTTCACTTTTAGGTGGATACGAAAAAAAAGATCTTGTTAACTTCTATAAGGGAATAAGTTTTTTATATCAGGGAGATACTCTAAGAGCAATTAAGTCTTTTTCTAGAAATACTAATGCAAACTCGCATTTTTTAGAACCTTCCCTCAGAGAACTAAGACTGATTTATCTTAAAAGTAATACCTTTAAAGAAAAAATTGAAAAAATATTTGATAAACTAAATGTTCTGAATGAGGAGATTATTTACTTTTATTACGATAAAGGGGATTATAAAAGAGTCATAAAACTTCTAGACGCTGTTGAAAAGAAAGAGCTAAAAGCAATGTATCTTGAATATACTATAAAAAGAGACGAGAAAATTCTCGAGGAAATTAAAAGAGAACATCCCCTTTCTTTCTTTTATCTTCAGCATAAGTCTCCTTGTATAAGTCCTGATTCTAGCATTAAAGCTATCCTGAGAGACAGTTCTTCAAAACCACTATACGATACTATAAAACTTTTACTTGAGTTAAATCTAATTGATGATATTGAAGAAAAGATAAAAAGTATAGAAAAGAAGGAAAATTTTTTATATTTATCAAAGTTCTTCTTTGAAAACAAAAATTTTTATCTTTCCACAATTCTTGCGAGAAAATATTACTATTTCCTAAGAGAAAGGGGAGACACCTGTTTCGATGAAGAATTTTTAAAAATTTTATTTCCAACACCATATGAAGATATTGTTTTAAAATTATCGGAAAAATACGGCTTAGATCCTGCACTTTTATACGCTTTAATGCGAAGAGAATCAATTTTTGACTCATTAGCTATCTCTCCAAGAGGCGCAAAAGGAATCATGCAAATAATAGAGGAAACTGCGAAAAAAGTTAAAGAGGGAGAGTTCAACTTATTCAAATTAGAGGATAACATAGAAATTGGTTCAAAAATATTAAAGTCTTTAATTGATACTTTTGGACTTTATTTTGGCATCTGTGCCTATAACGCTGGAAATGAAGCAGTAAAAAATTGGATCGAATTTTTACCAAAAGACAATATTTCTATCTTTTATAACATTCCCTATAAAGAAACAAGAAATTACCTTTTTAACGTTTTATCAGACTACCTGGTTTACAAATTTCTTTACCCTAATTTAAAATTAAAAATATGA